A single genomic interval of Zingiber officinale cultivar Zhangliang chromosome 4A, Zo_v1.1, whole genome shotgun sequence harbors:
- the LOC121972534 gene encoding probable serine/threonine-protein kinase WNK11, which yields MPLVRADPADKDAEPFVETDTTGRFGRYDNLLGSGSVKRVYRGFDQEEGIEVAWNQVFLRRFAEDPPMMDRLFAEVRLLRSLRHENIITLYKAWTDEEGNTLNFITEFCTSGNLRDYRKLHRHVSIKALKKWSRQILKGLEYLHNHEPCIIHRDLNCSNVFINGNTGQVKIGDLGLAAIVGKSHTAHSILGTPEFMAPELYEEDYTELVDIYSFGMCVLEMVTREIPYSECDSVAKIFRKVMAGVRPQSLNKVKDSEVKAFIVRCLAKPPARPSASELLVDPFFLGLDNDNGDCDAAAMLRPPVPQPRPRSSAVAANPARLQIA from the exons ATGCCGTTGGTTCGAGCTGATCCGGCGGACAAGGATGCAGAGCCGTTCGTGGAGACCGACACCACTGGGCGATTCGGGCGATACGACAACTTGCTTGGCTCAGGCTCCGTGAAGCGGGTGTACCGTGGCTTCGATCAAGAGGAGGGAATCGAAGTGGCTTGGAACCAGGTGTTTCTGAGGAGATTCGCGGAGGATCCGCCGATGATGGATCGGCTTTTCGCCGAGGTGCGGCTCCTGCGATCGCTGCGGCACGAGAACATCATCACTTTGTACAAAGCGTGGACGGACGAGGAGGGCAACACGCTCAATTTCATCACCGAGTTCTGCACCTCCGGCAACCTCCGCGATTATAGGAAGCTACACCGCCATGTCTCCATCAAAGCCCTCAAGAAGTGGTCGCGCCAGATACTGAAAGGCCTCGAGTACCTCCACAACCACGAACCGTGCATTATCCACCGAGACCTCAACTGCTCCAACGTGTTCATCAATGGCAACACTGGCCAG GTGAAGATAGGTGATCTCGGCCTCGCGGCGATCGTTGGGAAGAGCCACACGGCGCACTCGATCCTGGGCACGCCGGAGTTCATGGCGCCGGAGCTGTACGAGGAGGACTACACCGAGCTGGTGGATATCTACTCCTTCGGGATGTGTGTTCTGGAGATGGTGACGCGCGAGATTCCCTACAGCGAGTGCGACAGCGTCGCCAAAATCTTCCGGAAGGTGATGGCCGGCGTGCGTCCACAATCCCTGAACAAGGTTAAAGATTCCGAAGTTAAGGCCTTCATCGTCCGGTGCCTTGCTAAACCTCCGGCTCGCCCTTCTGCCTCTGAGCTGCTTGTCGACCCGTTCTTCCTCGGCCTCGACAATGACAATGGCGACTGTGACGCTGCTGCCATGCTTCGGCCACCTGTTCCTCAGCCTCGGCCGCGCTCGTCGGCCGTCGCCGCCAATCCCGCTCGCCTGCAGATTGCGTGA